From Cellulomonas oligotrophica, a single genomic window includes:
- a CDS encoding AI-2E family transporter, producing MTDEAPAPRPRASAVSTAGRRVAGGRRNPSVTGVDETAPRWLRQAAGVSWRLLVLVAAISLVFVATARVQLVFVAVFLAFVIAAVLRPLVELMAKVMPRPLATALSLLVALLFVAGMFTYVGYSIANQWNDLSEQFETGIRQITDYLESGSLPFVITSEQIAQWLDMALTWIQEHAGDLAGQAAASAGSVVIAFTAIALAVFCSIFFLARGAQMWTWFLNQLPARARSTWVVVGEAGWYTFSGYTRGTVIIAIIDGLLAFVVLSIVGVPLAAPLSVLVFIGAFIPLIGAPASMIVAMIVALAANGFWSAVVVGIAIALIGQLEGHVLQPLIMGKQVSLHPVVVALAVTTGTLVAGILGAVIAVPLVSVAWTVFSRLRTLDPPMSDEEDPAVDADDDQASAPADAT from the coding sequence ATGACCGACGAGGCACCGGCACCCCGCCCGCGGGCGTCGGCCGTGAGCACGGCCGGGCGCCGCGTCGCCGGCGGGCGCCGCAACCCGTCGGTCACCGGGGTCGACGAGACCGCACCCCGCTGGCTGCGCCAGGCCGCCGGGGTGTCCTGGCGGCTGCTCGTCCTCGTCGCCGCGATCAGCCTCGTCTTCGTCGCCACCGCCCGCGTCCAGCTCGTGTTCGTCGCGGTGTTCCTCGCGTTCGTCATCGCCGCCGTGCTGCGCCCCCTCGTCGAGCTCATGGCCAAGGTCATGCCCCGCCCGCTCGCGACCGCGCTGTCGCTGCTCGTGGCGCTGCTGTTCGTCGCCGGGATGTTCACCTACGTCGGCTACTCCATCGCCAACCAGTGGAACGACCTGAGCGAGCAGTTCGAGACCGGCATCCGGCAGATCACCGACTACCTCGAGAGCGGCTCCCTGCCGTTCGTCATCACCAGCGAGCAGATCGCGCAGTGGCTCGACATGGCCCTGACGTGGATCCAGGAGCACGCCGGCGACCTCGCCGGGCAGGCCGCCGCCAGCGCCGGCTCCGTCGTCATCGCCTTCACCGCGATCGCGCTCGCGGTGTTCTGCTCGATCTTCTTCCTCGCCCGCGGCGCGCAGATGTGGACCTGGTTCCTCAACCAGCTGCCCGCGCGGGCCCGCAGCACCTGGGTCGTGGTCGGCGAGGCCGGCTGGTACACGTTCTCCGGCTACACCCGCGGCACCGTGATCATCGCGATCATCGACGGGCTCCTGGCGTTCGTCGTCCTCTCGATCGTCGGCGTCCCGCTGGCCGCACCCCTGTCGGTGCTGGTGTTCATCGGCGCGTTCATCCCCCTGATCGGGGCGCCCGCGTCGATGATCGTCGCGATGATCGTCGCGCTCGCCGCCAACGGGTTCTGGAGCGCGGTGGTCGTCGGCATCGCCATCGCCCTCATCGGCCAGCTCGAGGGCCACGTGCTCCAGCCCCTCATCATGGGCAAACAGGTGTCCCTGCACCCGGTGGTCGTCGCGCTCGCGGTCACCACGGGCACCCTCGTCGCCGGGATCCTCGGCGCCGTCATCGCGGTGCCGCTGGTCTCGGTGGCGTGGACGGTGTTCTCCCGGCTGCGCACCCTCGACCCGCCGATGAGCGACGAGGAGGACCCCGCCGTCGACGCCGACGACGACCAGGCGTCCGCCCCCGCCGACGCCACCTGA
- the dnaE gene encoding DNA polymerase III subunit alpha, producing MTDRPRYAELHAHSAFSFLDGASQPEELAAEAARLGLEALALTDHDGLYGVVRFAQAARAVGLPTVFGAELHLPAPDARRHGRERAPAPGPPVLDPPTGVPDPRAEHLLVLARGPDGYRALSRAIGEAHLRTGRKGAADHRLEVLAEAAAGQWLVLTGCRKGAVRRALAGGDPSGLHGVAPGGFEAARTELDRLVALFGRDNVVVETTVVGDAYDTDRGDALAALAASAGLPLVATGGVHQATPRDADLAQALAAVRARSSVEDLDGWLPPPTAHLRSAAEMLALHRRHPHAVAAAADLGAQCAFDLALVAPSLPPYPVPAGHTEATWLRELVRRGALDLYGPPEAERVPGAWAQLEHELRVIEDLGFCGYFLVVYDLVDFCRRNQILAQGRGSAANSAVCYVLRVTAVDPVRHGLLFERFLAPERDGPPDIDVDIESARREEVIQHVYATHGRTHAAQVANVITYRPRSAVRDAARALGYDAGQQDAWSRTIERWGSLRGEEAPSPWWTLTRSGPLGPTPERAGEASAGGHDVVPRVRPPSASEAQDVPEHVVDLAERFLRLPRHLGIHSGGMVMCDRPVIEVCPVEWARMEGRTVLQWDKEDCADAGLVKFDLLGLGMLTALRLAFTQVERHEGVTLDLHGLPHEDPGVYALLQAADTVGVFQVESRAQMGTLPRLRPEKFYDIVVEVALIRPGPIQGQSVHPYIERSREREKVTYLHPLLEPSLGKTLGVPLFQEQLMQMAIDVADFTPAEADQLRRAMGSKRSMERMEAMRARLMDGMARKGIGPRVREQIYDKLKAFADFGFPESHAYSFAFLVYASAWLKVHHPAAFYAGLLAAQPMGFYSPQSLAADARRHGVEVLRPDVQASDVLAVVERTAPPPPGGEPPLEPRPSGTGPVAAPGVRTGAGAARPRSLAVRQGLTQVRTIGQDVAAALVAERTAHGPFVDLRDLARRVRLSTAQLEALATAGALDGLGVDRREGLWAAGALAQEGPDTLPGVSVGVRAPTLPGLSDVEVATADVWATGVSVDSYPTQFVRAGLDAAGVLRVADAFTAAEGRVAVAGVVTHRQRPGTAQGVTFLSLEDETGLLNVVCSAGLWQRHRRTARTARAMVVRGRLEKADDATNLVAEHLSPLSLRIRSTSRDFQ from the coding sequence ATGACTGACCGGCCCCGGTACGCCGAGCTGCACGCGCACTCGGCGTTCAGCTTCCTCGACGGGGCGAGCCAGCCCGAGGAGCTCGCCGCCGAGGCGGCCCGGCTCGGCCTGGAGGCGCTCGCGCTGACCGACCACGACGGGCTGTACGGGGTCGTGCGGTTCGCGCAGGCGGCCCGCGCGGTCGGCCTGCCGACGGTGTTCGGCGCCGAGCTGCACCTGCCGGCCCCGGACGCCCGTCGTCACGGCCGCGAGCGCGCCCCCGCACCGGGGCCGCCGGTCCTCGACCCGCCGACGGGGGTGCCCGACCCGCGCGCGGAGCACCTGCTGGTGCTGGCCCGCGGCCCCGACGGGTACCGGGCGCTGTCGCGCGCCATCGGCGAGGCGCACCTGCGCACGGGGCGCAAGGGTGCCGCCGACCACCGGCTGGAGGTCCTCGCCGAGGCCGCGGCGGGGCAGTGGCTGGTGCTCACCGGGTGCCGCAAGGGGGCCGTGCGCCGTGCGCTGGCAGGCGGCGACCCGTCCGGCCTGCACGGGGTGGCGCCGGGCGGGTTCGAGGCCGCCCGCACCGAGCTCGACCGGCTCGTCGCGCTGTTCGGGCGGGACAACGTGGTGGTCGAGACGACGGTCGTCGGCGACGCGTACGACACCGACCGGGGCGACGCGCTCGCGGCCCTCGCGGCGTCGGCCGGGCTGCCGCTGGTCGCCACGGGCGGGGTGCACCAGGCCACGCCGCGCGACGCGGACCTCGCGCAGGCGCTCGCCGCGGTGCGTGCGCGCTCGTCGGTGGAGGACCTGGACGGGTGGCTGCCCCCGCCGACGGCGCACCTGCGCTCCGCGGCGGAGATGCTCGCGCTGCACCGCCGCCACCCGCACGCCGTGGCCGCGGCCGCGGACCTGGGGGCGCAGTGCGCGTTCGACCTGGCGCTGGTGGCGCCCAGCCTGCCGCCGTACCCGGTGCCGGCCGGGCACACGGAGGCGACGTGGCTGCGCGAGCTGGTGCGTCGCGGCGCGCTGGACCTGTACGGCCCGCCGGAGGCCGAGCGGGTGCCCGGGGCGTGGGCGCAGCTCGAGCACGAGCTGCGCGTCATCGAGGACCTCGGGTTCTGCGGGTACTTCCTCGTCGTGTACGACCTGGTGGACTTCTGCCGCCGGAACCAGATCCTCGCCCAGGGTCGGGGCTCGGCCGCGAACTCCGCGGTCTGCTACGTGCTGCGCGTCACCGCCGTGGACCCGGTGCGGCACGGGCTGCTGTTCGAGCGGTTCCTCGCCCCGGAGCGCGACGGCCCGCCGGACATCGACGTCGACATCGAGTCCGCGCGCCGCGAGGAGGTCATCCAGCACGTCTACGCCACGCACGGGCGCACGCACGCCGCGCAGGTCGCGAACGTCATCACCTACCGGCCGCGCTCGGCGGTGCGGGACGCGGCCCGCGCCCTGGGGTACGACGCGGGGCAGCAGGACGCGTGGAGCCGCACGATCGAACGGTGGGGGTCGCTGCGGGGGGAGGAGGCGCCGAGCCCGTGGTGGACGCTGACGCGCAGCGGCCCCCTGGGGCCGACGCCCGAGCGCGCCGGGGAGGCGTCGGCGGGCGGTCACGACGTCGTCCCGCGGGTGCGGCCGCCGTCGGCGAGCGAGGCGCAGGACGTCCCCGAGCACGTCGTCGACCTGGCCGAGCGGTTCCTGCGGCTGCCGCGGCACCTGGGCATCCACTCCGGCGGCATGGTCATGTGCGACCGGCCCGTCATCGAGGTGTGCCCCGTGGAGTGGGCGCGCATGGAGGGGCGCACCGTCCTGCAGTGGGACAAGGAGGACTGCGCGGACGCCGGGCTGGTGAAGTTCGACCTGCTGGGCCTGGGCATGCTCACGGCGCTGCGGCTGGCGTTCACGCAGGTCGAGCGGCACGAGGGCGTCACGCTCGACCTGCACGGGCTGCCGCACGAGGACCCCGGGGTGTACGCGCTGCTGCAGGCCGCCGACACGGTCGGGGTGTTCCAGGTGGAGTCCCGCGCGCAGATGGGCACCCTGCCGCGGCTGCGGCCGGAGAAGTTCTACGACATCGTCGTCGAGGTCGCCCTGATCCGTCCCGGGCCCATCCAGGGGCAGTCCGTGCACCCGTACATCGAGCGCTCCCGCGAGCGCGAGAAGGTCACGTACCTGCACCCGCTGCTCGAGCCGTCGCTGGGCAAGACCCTCGGGGTGCCGCTGTTCCAGGAGCAGCTCATGCAGATGGCCATCGACGTCGCGGACTTCACGCCCGCCGAGGCCGACCAGCTGCGCCGTGCCATGGGGTCCAAGCGCTCGATGGAACGGATGGAGGCGATGCGCGCCCGCCTCATGGACGGCATGGCCCGCAAGGGCATCGGTCCGCGGGTCCGCGAGCAGATCTACGACAAGCTCAAGGCGTTCGCGGACTTCGGGTTCCCGGAGTCGCACGCGTACTCGTTCGCGTTCCTCGTGTACGCCAGCGCGTGGCTCAAGGTGCACCACCCCGCCGCCTTCTACGCCGGGCTGCTGGCCGCCCAGCCCATGGGGTTCTACTCCCCGCAGTCCCTGGCGGCCGACGCCCGCCGGCACGGCGTCGAGGTGCTGCGCCCCGACGTGCAGGCCTCCGACGTGCTCGCGGTCGTCGAGCGCACCGCCCCGCCACCGCCCGGCGGGGAGCCGCCCCTGGAGCCGCGCCCGAGCGGCACCGGACCCGTCGCCGCGCCCGGCGTCCGCACGGGCGCCGGCGCCGCCCGGCCCCGGTCGTTGGCCGTGCGGCAGGGCCTGACGCAGGTCCGCACGATCGGTCAGGACGTGGCCGCCGCGCTCGTCGCCGAGCGCACCGCCCACGGCCCGTTCGTCGACCTGCGGGACCTGGCCCGCCGGGTCCGGCTGAGCACCGCCCAGCTCGAGGCCCTCGCCACCGCCGGGGCGCTCGACGGCCTCGGCGTCGACCGCCGCGAGGGCCTGTGGGCCGCCGGGGCGCTCGCCCAGGAGGGCCCCGACACCCTGCCCGGGGTGTCCGTGGGCGTCCGGGCCCCGACCCTGCCGGGCCTGTCCGACGTCGAGGTCGCCACCGCCGACGTGTGGGCCACCGGGGTGTCCGTGGACTCCTACCCCACGCAGTTCGTCCGCGCGGGCCTCGACGCCGCCGGGGTGCTGCGCGTCGCGGACGCGTTCACCGCCGCCGAGGGTCGTGTCGCCGTCGCCGGCGTGGTCACCCACCGGCAGCGCCCCGGCACCGCGCAGGGGGTGACGTTCCTGTCCCTGGAGGACGAGACGGGCCTGCTCAACGTCGTCTGCTCCGCCGGCCTGTGGCAGCGCCACCGCCGCACCGCCCGCACCGCCCGGGCGATGGTCGTGCGCGGCCGCCTGGAGAAGGCCGACGACGCCACCAACCTCGTCGCCGAGCACCTGAGCCCGCTGTCCCTGCGCATCCGCAGCACCTCCCGCGACTTCCAGTGA
- a CDS encoding DNA polymerase Y family protein, with amino-acid sequence MSTRTTVVWVPDWPVVAAAAAAGVPGMAPAAVHDGRQVTAASALARAEGVRRGMRRRQAQACCPELVLLPADDARDVRLFEPVAAAVEQVVAGVEVVRAGLLLLPAGGAARYHGGEEALAERIVDQVARATGHECGVGTADGLLAAVLAARTGAVVEPGASAVLLAPHGVGELVHATVTPEQAADVARLVDLLNRLGLRTLGALAGLPAPDVHARFGRLGAWARTLARGLDERPPALRRPEADLEVVADLDPPVDRVDTAAFAGRRLAEDLHDLLLVHAVTCGRLQVAARTDDGQDLVRTWRTDLGGWGGLTPARITDRIRWQLEGWLTAGAVATARDRRAEQVRTGRVPAGGRRSHGDGFDDGLDLGPDDDARAVALVRLTLTALDVTPAGAEQGRLWGGASGGDLRAHRALERAQSIVGGAGVLTVSLQGGRDVRDQLHVRPWGEQGPAPRDLDRPWPGRLPDPPPATVPSAPQPVDVRAGDGRPVELDARGRLSGAPATVVVEGRARTVAGWAGPWLLTDRWWSRPGRVLQVRAHLQVAFDDGGAVLLTCTGRTWTYEGGYD; translated from the coding sequence ATGAGCACGCGGACGACGGTGGTGTGGGTGCCGGACTGGCCGGTGGTCGCGGCGGCCGCGGCGGCGGGGGTGCCGGGGATGGCACCGGCGGCGGTGCACGACGGGCGGCAGGTGACCGCGGCGTCCGCGCTGGCCCGTGCCGAGGGGGTGCGCCGCGGCATGCGCCGCCGGCAGGCGCAGGCGTGCTGCCCCGAGCTGGTGCTGCTGCCCGCGGACGACGCGCGCGACGTGCGGCTGTTCGAGCCCGTCGCGGCCGCGGTCGAGCAGGTCGTCGCCGGGGTGGAGGTGGTGCGGGCCGGGCTGCTCCTGCTGCCCGCGGGCGGGGCGGCCCGCTACCACGGGGGCGAGGAGGCGCTCGCGGAGCGCATCGTCGACCAGGTCGCGCGCGCCACCGGGCACGAGTGCGGCGTCGGGACGGCCGACGGGCTGCTCGCGGCGGTGCTGGCCGCGCGGACGGGCGCGGTCGTCGAGCCCGGGGCGTCGGCGGTGCTGCTGGCCCCGCACGGGGTCGGGGAGCTGGTGCACGCCACGGTCACGCCGGAGCAGGCCGCGGACGTGGCCCGCCTGGTCGACCTGCTGAACCGGCTGGGGCTGCGGACCCTCGGGGCGCTCGCGGGGCTGCCGGCACCCGACGTGCACGCCCGGTTCGGGCGGCTGGGCGCGTGGGCGCGCACGCTGGCCCGCGGCCTGGACGAGCGCCCGCCCGCGCTGCGTCGCCCCGAGGCGGACCTCGAGGTGGTCGCCGATCTGGACCCCCCGGTGGACCGGGTCGACACCGCGGCGTTCGCGGGGCGGCGCCTGGCGGAGGACCTGCACGACCTGCTCCTGGTCCACGCCGTCACGTGCGGGCGCCTGCAGGTGGCGGCGCGCACCGACGACGGGCAGGACCTGGTGCGCACGTGGCGCACGGACCTCGGCGGGTGGGGCGGGCTGACGCCGGCGCGCATCACCGACCGCATCCGCTGGCAGCTCGAGGGGTGGCTGACCGCGGGGGCGGTGGCCACGGCCCGTGACCGGCGGGCGGAGCAGGTGCGCACCGGCCGGGTGCCCGCGGGCGGCCGACGGTCGCACGGGGACGGGTTCGACGACGGGCTCGACCTCGGCCCGGACGACGACGCGCGGGCGGTCGCGCTGGTGCGGCTGACGCTCACGGCGCTGGACGTGACGCCGGCGGGCGCCGAGCAGGGGCGTCTGTGGGGCGGGGCGTCGGGCGGGGACCTGCGCGCGCACCGGGCGCTGGAGCGGGCGCAGAGCATCGTCGGCGGCGCCGGGGTGCTCACGGTGAGCCTGCAGGGCGGGCGGGACGTGCGCGACCAGCTGCACGTGCGCCCGTGGGGCGAGCAGGGGCCGGCGCCGCGGGACCTGGACCGGCCCTGGCCGGGGCGGCTGCCTGACCCGCCGCCGGCGACGGTGCCGTCCGCCCCGCAGCCCGTCGACGTCCGGGCCGGTGACGGGCGGCCGGTCGAGCTCGACGCGCGCGGGCGGCTGAGCGGGGCACCGGCCACCGTCGTCGTCGAGGGCCGGGCCCGGACCGTCGCGGGGTGGGCGGGCCCGTGGCTGCTGACGGACCGGTGGTGGTCGCGCCCGGGGCGGGTGCTGCAGGTGCGCGCGCACCTGCAGGTCGCGTTCGACGACGGCGGTGCGGTGCTGCTCACCTGCACCGGGCGCACCTGGACGTACGAGGGCGGCTATGACTGA
- a CDS encoding ArsR/SmtB family transcription factor, whose translation MPLHALGVDRPLAEVKADLFKALAHPVRVRTLELLAEQDRQVSELLDALGLEPSHLSQHLAVLLRAGVVTARRTGNAVHYTLALPAVADMLAAARAVLVDAATRHAGLLDETSTTPAETAPADR comes from the coding sequence GTGCCCCTGCACGCCCTGGGCGTCGACCGCCCCCTGGCCGAGGTGAAGGCCGACCTGTTCAAGGCGCTCGCGCACCCCGTGCGCGTACGCACCCTGGAGCTCCTCGCCGAGCAGGACCGGCAGGTCAGCGAGCTGCTCGACGCCCTCGGCCTCGAGCCCTCCCACCTGTCCCAGCACCTGGCCGTGCTGCTCCGCGCCGGCGTCGTCACCGCCCGCCGCACCGGCAACGCCGTCCACTACACGCTCGCGCTGCCCGCGGTCGCCGACATGCTCGCCGCCGCCCGGGCCGTGCTCGTCGACGCCGCGACCCGGCACGCCGGCCTGCTCGACGAGACCAGCACCACACCGGCCGAGACCGCACCGGCGGACCGGTGA
- a CDS encoding SulP family inorganic anion transporter produces the protein MSTPAAPPVRELLVSARRRALALAPRRSDYADLPRSWRHDLVAGLTVAVVALPLALGFGVASGLGAGAGLVTAIVAGAVAAVLGGSHLQVSGPTGAMAVVLLPVVARHGTEAVPVVAIMAGGIVVLAGVLGLGRLVAYVPWPVVEGFTVGIGVVIALQQVPLALDTAPGPGENAALVAWGTLAAVDWSAAVAPLVVVALAVTVMLVLPRLHRGLPASLLAVVAATLLAEAAHLDVARIGPLPDLLAAPSLPVVDLATTSALFSSALAVAALAALESLLSARVADGMADDIGRTSPNRELFGQGLANIASGLVGGLPATGAIARTAVNVRTGARTRVAALTHAVVLTAVVLVAAPLVARIPLSALAAVLLVTAARMIDVRTAVQVCRSGRAGALVLLATLAVTVAFDLVMAVEVGVAVAAVLALRAVARSSGLHREPLPGADGDTLGADAEHALLHEHIAVYRVDGALFFADVRRFLDELALVSDVRVVVLRLGAVRVLDASGARALADVVTDLRRRGIHVLLKGLRPEHRRLAEGVGVIDALQDPDHLFDDLGAALEHARAHVRGTLPTTRMG, from the coding sequence GTGAGCACCCCCGCCGCACCCCCGGTCCGCGAGCTGCTCGTCTCCGCCCGCCGCCGCGCCCTCGCCCTGGCGCCCCGCCGCAGCGACTACGCCGACCTGCCCCGCTCCTGGCGCCACGACCTCGTCGCCGGCCTCACCGTCGCGGTCGTCGCGCTTCCCCTCGCCCTCGGGTTCGGCGTCGCGTCCGGCCTCGGCGCCGGAGCCGGGCTCGTCACCGCGATCGTCGCCGGCGCGGTCGCCGCCGTCCTCGGCGGGTCGCACCTGCAGGTCAGCGGGCCCACCGGCGCCATGGCCGTCGTCCTGCTGCCCGTCGTGGCACGGCACGGCACGGAAGCCGTCCCCGTCGTGGCGATCATGGCCGGCGGGATCGTCGTGCTGGCCGGCGTGCTGGGCCTCGGCCGGCTCGTCGCGTACGTGCCGTGGCCCGTCGTCGAGGGCTTCACCGTCGGCATCGGCGTGGTCATCGCCCTCCAGCAGGTACCCCTGGCCCTGGACACCGCCCCCGGCCCGGGCGAGAACGCCGCGCTCGTCGCCTGGGGCACCCTCGCCGCCGTCGACTGGTCCGCCGCCGTCGCCCCGCTGGTCGTCGTCGCGCTCGCCGTCACCGTGATGCTCGTCCTGCCCCGCCTGCACCGCGGCCTGCCCGCGTCCCTGCTCGCCGTCGTCGCCGCGACGCTCCTCGCCGAGGCCGCGCACCTCGACGTCGCGCGCATCGGCCCCCTCCCGGACCTGCTGGCCGCCCCGTCGCTGCCCGTCGTCGACCTGGCCACCACGAGCGCCCTGTTCTCGTCCGCGCTGGCCGTGGCCGCCCTCGCCGCCCTGGAGTCCCTGCTGTCCGCGCGCGTCGCCGACGGCATGGCCGACGACATCGGCCGCACCTCCCCCAACCGCGAGCTGTTCGGCCAGGGCCTGGCCAACATCGCGTCCGGGCTGGTCGGCGGCCTGCCCGCCACCGGGGCCATCGCCCGCACCGCGGTCAACGTGCGCACCGGCGCCCGCACCCGCGTCGCCGCCCTCACCCACGCCGTCGTCCTGACCGCCGTCGTGCTGGTCGCCGCACCGCTGGTCGCCCGCATCCCCCTGAGCGCGCTCGCGGCCGTGCTGCTGGTCACCGCGGCCCGCATGATCGACGTCCGTACCGCCGTGCAGGTGTGCCGCTCGGGGCGCGCCGGGGCGCTCGTGCTGCTCGCGACGCTGGCCGTGACCGTCGCGTTCGACCTCGTCATGGCCGTCGAGGTGGGTGTCGCCGTGGCCGCGGTGCTCGCGCTGCGCGCCGTCGCCCGCAGCAGCGGCCTGCACCGCGAGCCCCTGCCCGGCGCGGACGGCGACACCCTCGGCGCCGACGCCGAGCACGCCCTGCTGCACGAGCACATCGCCGTCTACCGGGTCGACGGGGCGTTGTTCTTCGCCGACGTGCGCCGCTTCCTCGACGAGCTCGCGCTCGTCAGCGACGTCCGCGTCGTCGTCCTGCGCCTGGGCGCCGTGCGCGTGCTCGACGCCAGCGGGGCCCGCGCCCTGGCCGACGTCGTCACCGACCTGCGCCGGCGCGGCATCCACGTGCTGCTCAAGGGCCTGCGCCCCGAGCACCGTCGCCTCGCCGAGGGCGTCGGCGTCATCGACGCCCTGCAGGACCCGGACCACCTGTTCGACGACCTCGGCGCCGCGCTGGAGCACGCCCGCGCGCACGTGCGGGGCACGCTGCCCACCACCAGGATGGGGTGA
- a CDS encoding YbhB/YbcL family Raf kinase inhibitor-like protein has protein sequence MAASLTRPVAPDPYALLPAVPAFTLTSTDWVHGERIPDVHTHTDAGSDVSPQLAWSGFPDETRGFTVSVFDPDAPGVAGWWHWTVLGLPATVTALDRGTGTPDGAALPAGAFQLRGDDGVAGYVGCAPPPGDQVHRYFAVVHALDTDDLGLDAGTTPGAAACVLTFHTLARAVLVGTYQR, from the coding sequence GTGGCCGCGTCCCTGACCCGCCCCGTCGCACCCGACCCGTACGCGCTGCTGCCCGCGGTGCCCGCCTTCACGCTCACCAGCACCGACTGGGTGCACGGCGAGCGGATCCCCGACGTGCACACCCACACCGACGCCGGGTCCGACGTCTCGCCCCAGCTCGCGTGGTCGGGCTTCCCCGACGAGACCCGCGGCTTCACGGTCAGCGTGTTCGACCCCGACGCGCCCGGCGTCGCCGGCTGGTGGCACTGGACCGTCCTCGGGCTGCCCGCCACGGTCACCGCGCTCGACCGCGGCACCGGCACCCCTGACGGCGCCGCCCTGCCCGCCGGGGCGTTCCAGCTGCGCGGCGACGACGGCGTCGCCGGGTACGTCGGCTGCGCCCCGCCGCCCGGCGACCAGGTGCACCGCTACTTCGCGGTCGTGCACGCCCTCGACACCGACGACCTCGGCCTGGACGCCGGCACGACCCCGGGGGCGGCCGCCTGCGTCCTGACCTTCCACACCCTGGCCCGCGCGGTCCTCGTCGGCACCTACCAGCGCTGA
- a CDS encoding GNAT family N-acetyltransferase translates to MTTAAVVVRDDDPRRPGLERDGLVVVSTSWGAHHVDHGPAHLDALIARADADVAELGPADADDLLALDAATCADFPTGPATSHEPLTPVTARAALTPPSRTFGARVDGRLVAVTVVDVDGTHAETAFTTTDRGYRGRGLGAAVKALAVRTLRAEGVGTLRTGGAGENAASLAVNRAVGYVVDETWLTYGRGA, encoded by the coding sequence GTGACCACCGCAGCCGTCGTCGTCCGCGACGACGACCCCCGCCGCCCCGGGCTCGAGCGCGACGGCCTCGTCGTCGTCTCGACCTCGTGGGGAGCCCACCACGTCGACCACGGGCCTGCGCACCTCGACGCGCTCATCGCCCGGGCCGACGCCGACGTGGCCGAGCTGGGCCCGGCCGACGCGGACGACCTGCTCGCCCTCGACGCCGCCACCTGCGCGGACTTCCCCACCGGCCCGGCCACGTCGCACGAGCCGCTGACGCCCGTGACGGCACGGGCTGCCCTGACCCCGCCGTCGCGCACCTTCGGGGCTCGGGTCGACGGGCGTCTCGTCGCGGTGACGGTCGTCGACGTGGACGGCACGCACGCCGAGACCGCGTTCACCACGACGGACCGTGGGTACCGGGGTCGCGGCCTGGGTGCCGCGGTCAAGGCCCTCGCCGTCCGGACGCTGCGGGCCGAGGGCGTGGGGACCCTGCGCACGGGCGGTGCGGGCGAGAACGCCGCGAGCCTCGCGGTGAACCGTGCTGTGGGCTACGTCGTCGACGAGACGTGGCTGACCTACGGAAGGGGCGCGTGA
- a CDS encoding SDR family NAD(P)-dependent oxidoreductase, which yields MARTVVVTGGGTGMGRAITERFVASGDHVVVVGRRQDVLDRIVAAHPDRVRAVRADLTDDDDVLHAVDALDGGQVDVLVNNASGFPAVDGEGLPGRFARLRATLDANLLSAVLLTEALWPSLARPGGRVVSISSIAAQRGGGGAYAVAKAGLVGWGYDLAARGGPEGITANTVSPGYVQDTELFSPQGRSGRHDALVAQTLLGRAGVPDDVAGAVHWLASPDAAWITGQVLAVNGGARLGP from the coding sequence ATGGCGCGGACGGTGGTGGTGACCGGGGGCGGGACGGGCATGGGGCGCGCGATCACGGAGCGGTTCGTCGCGAGCGGGGACCACGTCGTGGTCGTCGGCCGCCGCCAGGACGTGCTCGACCGCATCGTCGCCGCCCACCCCGACCGCGTGCGGGCGGTCCGCGCCGACCTGACCGACGACGACGACGTGCTGCACGCCGTCGACGCGCTGGACGGCGGGCAGGTCGACGTCCTCGTCAACAACGCCAGCGGGTTCCCCGCGGTGGACGGCGAGGGGCTGCCCGGCAGGTTCGCCCGGCTGCGCGCGACCCTGGACGCGAACCTGCTCTCGGCGGTGCTGCTCACCGAGGCGCTGTGGCCCTCGCTGGCCCGTCCCGGCGGTCGCGTGGTCAGCATCAGCTCCATCGCCGCGCAACGCGGGGGCGGTGGCGCGTACGCGGTGGCGAAGGCCGGTCTGGTGGGGTGGGGCTACGACCTGGCGGCGCGTGGCGGGCCTGAGGGCATCACGGCGAACACCGTCTCCCCCGGGTACGTCCAGGACACCGAGCTGTTCTCCCCGCAGGGCCGCTCGGGGCGCCACGACGCCCTCGTCGCCCAGACCCTGCTCGGGCGCGCGGGCGTCCCGGACGACGTCGCCGGCGCCGTGCACTGGCTGGCGTCGCCCGACGCGGCGTGGATCACGGGCCAGGTCCTGGCCGTCAACGGCGGTGCCCGTCTGGGCCCCTGA